One window of the bacterium genome contains the following:
- a CDS encoding glycosyltransferase: MKALHLVTMYLPLTEGWIYSQIADQNSLTSTVGAIHRSDIDYYPFPDTHVFTDQWPIFKRGKMRKLLYKFPQIAIYWLKHKLKQGSFDLLHCHFGDLGFYALPLKKYLQIPMVTMFYGYDATQLPAQKPIWRKRYLELFQHGEIFLVEGNHMKKTLMKLGCPEEKIKIFHLGVDLQGIPSQAKYVQKGETLKLLAAGAFREKKGLPYAIEAFAQAKQECEDMTLTVIGDSPGGDREEREKERILQVVSHYNISDSVTFLGFQPHQRFIEELQKHHLFISPSVVAEDGDTEGGSPVSITEASAASLPIISTYHCDIPEVVLHESTGLLVKEKDINGLKESILYFASHRDKVNTFGLNGRQHIADEYNLSKQLIKLQSIYKDLLRKESMTYN, encoded by the coding sequence ATGAAAGCATTACATTTGGTAACCATGTATTTACCCCTTACTGAGGGGTGGATATATTCTCAGATAGCAGACCAAAATTCATTGACCAGCACCGTAGGAGCCATCCATCGGTCTGATATTGATTACTATCCATTTCCCGACACCCATGTATTTACTGATCAGTGGCCGATTTTTAAAAGAGGAAAAATGAGGAAGCTATTGTACAAGTTTCCCCAAATTGCTATTTATTGGCTTAAGCATAAGTTAAAACAAGGTTCTTTTGACCTTTTGCACTGCCATTTCGGCGACTTAGGATTTTATGCCCTCCCTTTGAAAAAATATTTACAGATTCCCATGGTCACCATGTTTTATGGATATGATGCAACGCAACTCCCTGCTCAAAAACCGATCTGGCGTAAACGGTATTTAGAATTGTTCCAGCATGGGGAAATATTTTTGGTCGAAGGAAACCATATGAAAAAAACCTTGATGAAACTGGGATGCCCCGAAGAGAAGATCAAAATTTTTCATCTTGGGGTTGACCTCCAAGGTATTCCTTCACAAGCAAAGTATGTTCAGAAAGGGGAAACACTGAAGCTGCTGGCAGCGGGCGCCTTTCGTGAGAAAAAGGGGCTGCCTTATGCAATTGAAGCATTTGCCCAAGCTAAGCAAGAATGCGAAGACATGACGCTTACCGTAATAGGCGACTCTCCTGGAGGCGATCGGGAAGAAAGGGAAAAGGAAAGAATTTTACAGGTTGTAAGTCACTATAATATATCAGATTCTGTAACTTTCCTTGGGTTCCAGCCACATCAAAGGTTCATTGAAGAGTTACAAAAGCATCATCTATTCATCTCTCCGAGCGTTGTAGCCGAAGATGGAGACACAGAGGGTGGATCACCCGTATCCATCACTGAGGCATCCGCTGCTAGTCTCCCGATAATCAGTACTTATCACTGCGATATCCCTGAAGTAGTACTCCATGAGAGTACAGGACTTTTAGTAAAGGAGAAAGATATTAACGGACTTAAAGAAAGCATATTATACTTTGCAAGTCACAGAGACAAGGTTAATACTTTCGGTTTGAACGGCCGCCAGCATATAGCTGACGAGTATAACCTCAGTAAACAACTCATCAAATTACAGAGTATTTACAAGGATCTTCTGAGAAAAGAAAGTATGACATACAACTGA
- a CDS encoding glycosyltransferase family 4 protein has protein sequence MKILFLYETITDPLYELGSQNHNARVQESFRKIGHDVVLLDDSHDNSNGKVASYRNLYQRIIKRYLPEQLAVIPRDIYDIYRDKVIYRKKVESFVEKNQPEMIFERFTPMHTAGLEVAKRKKIPIIMEVHSPWEEVGEYFSTESLPWYSKNVYKNALLGADAIIVVSSSMKKYLCDRWGACEDKIHVIPNAVDQEFFHPVIPGKIEKIKDKYHLHGKKIIGFIGSMAPYHGLNYLIEASKEVVQQEKNVIFLLIGSFRKEEAKKAVLDEIDNYGLQDYFLFTGKVNYLDIPSYIDCMDICVLPSGNNWYGSPIKLFEYGARGKLVIAGRLSPIEDVIEDSREGILFDPKSPKDLARKILYALREHDNIKDMGLQLQRKISANHTWAHNASRIQSIANGLMRRDH, from the coding sequence ATGAAAATACTTTTTCTCTATGAAACTATCACTGACCCGCTTTATGAGCTTGGCTCCCAAAACCACAATGCTCGTGTGCAGGAGTCTTTTCGAAAGATAGGACACGATGTTGTTCTTCTCGACGACTCTCACGACAATAGTAACGGAAAGGTTGCCTCGTATAGAAATTTATATCAGAGAATCATAAAAAGGTATCTACCGGAACAATTAGCTGTTATCCCCCGCGACATTTATGATATTTATAGAGACAAGGTAATATATAGAAAAAAAGTCGAGAGTTTTGTGGAAAAAAACCAACCTGAGATGATATTCGAACGATTTACTCCTATGCATACGGCTGGCTTGGAAGTAGCTAAGAGAAAAAAAATCCCTATAATAATGGAAGTCCACTCCCCCTGGGAAGAGGTAGGAGAGTATTTTTCTACTGAAAGTCTTCCGTGGTACTCAAAGAATGTGTATAAAAACGCTTTACTTGGGGCAGACGCTATTATCGTAGTGTCGAGTTCGATGAAAAAATATCTCTGTGACAGGTGGGGAGCTTGTGAAGACAAGATTCATGTGATACCCAATGCTGTGGATCAGGAATTTTTTCACCCGGTAATACCCGGTAAGATTGAAAAGATAAAAGATAAATATCATTTGCATGGGAAAAAAATAATTGGTTTCATTGGTAGCATGGCGCCATATCATGGTCTTAATTATCTTATTGAGGCTTCCAAAGAGGTAGTTCAGCAAGAAAAAAATGTTATTTTCTTGCTGATTGGGTCTTTCAGAAAGGAGGAGGCTAAAAAAGCGGTCCTGGATGAAATTGATAATTACGGATTGCAGGATTATTTTCTCTTTACGGGAAAAGTAAATTACCTTGATATCCCCTCTTATATTGATTGTATGGACATTTGTGTTCTGCCATCAGGCAATAATTGGTATGGCTCCCCTATCAAACTATTTGAGTATGGGGCACGAGGCAAACTGGTAATTGCAGGGCGACTATCGCCTATCGAAGATGTCATTGAGGATAGCCGGGAGGGTATTCTTTTTGATCCAAAGAGTCCGAAAGATTTGGCCAGGAAAATACTGTATGCACTGAGGGAACACGACAACATCAAAGATATGGGCTTACAGCTTCAGAGGAAAATATCAGCTAACCATACATGGGCGCATAATGCGAGCCGGATCCAATCTATTGCTAACGGGTTGATGAGACGAGATCATTGA
- the wecB gene encoding UDP-N-acetylglucosamine 2-epimerase (non-hydrolyzing): MIHILHVVGARPNFMKAAPVIAALDQYNGFRQTLVHTGQHYDTNMSDIFFHQLGIPKADFNLEVGSGSHAQQTSQIICRFEPVVLEQKPDLVLVYGDVNSTVSAAIVCTKIGIPVGHVEAGLRSFDRTMPEEINRLLTDQMADLLFTSSIDGNENLRREGIDDKKVHLVGNVMIDTLIRLLPKADDEIFKWLTGNGQSPTAASEKSWLHELINGPYALVTLHRPSNVDDPVMLRKIILTLSEISHSVPVIFPIHPRTRQRLQGLQLDLDYEQFKLIEPIGYLEFLALQRRAKVIITDSGGIQEETTFLGIPCLTVRENTERPVTITTGTNILVGQDMKRLKEEVERLLAGAGGKGTIPPLWDGKASERIAMVLKEWLCSA; encoded by the coding sequence ATGATACATATTCTTCATGTCGTAGGTGCCCGTCCTAATTTTATGAAAGCGGCTCCGGTCATAGCCGCTTTGGATCAATATAACGGTTTTCGGCAGACATTGGTTCATACCGGTCAGCATTATGATACCAACATGTCAGACATTTTCTTTCATCAATTAGGGATTCCGAAGGCCGACTTTAATCTGGAGGTTGGTTCAGGGTCTCATGCCCAGCAGACATCCCAGATTATCTGCCGCTTTGAGCCGGTAGTGCTTGAGCAAAAGCCCGATCTCGTTCTGGTCTATGGTGACGTTAATTCTACTGTGTCTGCGGCCATAGTCTGCACAAAGATCGGCATTCCCGTAGGGCATGTGGAGGCAGGCCTGCGTTCATTCGACCGCACGATGCCGGAGGAAATCAACCGCTTGCTCACGGATCAAATGGCTGATCTGCTTTTTACCTCGTCGATAGATGGTAACGAAAACCTGAGACGGGAAGGCATTGATGATAAAAAAGTCCATCTGGTGGGTAATGTCATGATTGATACATTGATTCGCTTGCTGCCGAAAGCAGATGATGAGATATTCAAGTGGCTGACAGGAAATGGACAAAGCCCAACGGCAGCCAGCGAAAAGAGTTGGCTACATGAACTTATCAATGGCCCCTATGCTCTGGTCACTCTGCATCGTCCCTCGAATGTTGATGATCCTGTCATGCTGCGGAAAATTATCCTGACCCTTAGTGAGATCAGTCACTCCGTGCCGGTTATTTTCCCTATCCATCCCCGCACCCGGCAAAGACTTCAGGGCTTACAACTCGATCTCGACTATGAACAGTTTAAGCTGATCGAGCCGATCGGCTATCTTGAGTTTCTTGCCTTGCAGCGCCGGGCAAAGGTAATCATTACCGACTCAGGGGGCATCCAGGAAGAGACAACTTTTCTGGGCATCCCCTGCCTGACTGTGCGGGAGAATACCGAGCGTCCGGTTACTATCACAACAGGCACCAATATCCTGGTAGGGCAGGATATGAAGCGGCTTAAGGAAGAGGTGGAAAGATTGCTGGCCGGAGCAGGGGGAAAAGGTACAATACCTCCCTTATGGGATGGTAAAGCAAGTGAGCGCATTGCGATGGTTTTAAAAGAATGGCTGTGCTCCGCTTAA
- a CDS encoding DUF4258 domain-containing protein, with the protein MKKIELSSHAVLKVEILKKHGIIIDEDFVNEVIISPDKIDRGYKGRLIAQKELDKEHVLRVVYENKPEHILVITLYPGKKERYEKD; encoded by the coding sequence ATGAAAAAAATAGAGCTTAGCAGTCATGCCGTATTAAAAGTAGAAATATTAAAAAAACATGGTATTATAATTGATGAGGATTTTGTGAATGAGGTGATAATTTCGCCGGATAAAATCGATAGGGGATATAAAGGGAGATTAATTGCTCAGAAGGAATTAGATAAAGAGCATGTTTTGAGAGTTGTTTATGAGAATAAGCCGGAGCATATTTTAGTAATAACTCTGTACCCCGGCAAAAAGGAACGATATGAGAAAGATTAG
- a CDS encoding asparagine synthase-related protein codes for MPGLVGFAILHSKRMMNPIGQVDPKKVLYKMQDLITHEDFYKRDELFYDGYLGATRSHINIIQKESQPYCRDGIYIWLDGEFYNREEISRRHRITAKTDLELLHVLFRQESTFSFLKGIDGIFSAIVYDSLQQKVYLIADRYGLRHLYWTVYRGCLAWSTEIKAITAIPGFEPKVDHRAMKEFLGIGYMLENRTWFEQIELLPSGTVLAWDIKNGDICSKHRYWWWDEIKPMTGKINEDDVARELGRLLVDAVERRCYRGDRVGLTLSGGLDSRALLAAMPDQGNQIHAVTFGRAGCDDVRIAALAAKVKGAVHHNIELNSTNWLMPRLAGIWWTDGQLSLMHMHGIEARSMIRNIFQVNLNGFAGDLILGGSYLKDRRFLSVNNDRNLIASIMDCDPSLIENFPQYSPLGKFDFYFLQNRVRRFTFCGTKHWLTSVEQRKPFYDNKLIELVYSLPDAMRFNSHIYRLMLLKTFPDFYQRIPWQRTGVPISRSASMVEAVTLLRKTRNKVQRKLSSLGIQCNNLINYTDYPNWLRQEPARSFFDKVLNSPSAIYPAYISKEQVYDKLARHQHGEDHAEMLCRYATFEIWLQQIYENHHRPGNEAICELTAC; via the coding sequence ATGCCAGGGCTGGTAGGATTTGCGATTCTCCATAGTAAACGGATGATGAATCCGATTGGCCAGGTCGATCCCAAGAAGGTGCTTTACAAGATGCAGGATTTAATCACTCATGAGGATTTCTATAAAAGAGATGAACTCTTTTATGACGGTTATCTCGGTGCAACGCGGTCTCATATCAATATTATTCAAAAAGAATCTCAGCCTTATTGCCGTGATGGTATCTACATATGGCTGGATGGAGAGTTTTATAATCGAGAAGAAATATCCAGGCGGCACCGGATCACCGCAAAGACTGACCTTGAGTTACTTCATGTACTTTTTAGGCAAGAAAGCACTTTCTCTTTCCTTAAAGGAATAGATGGTATTTTTTCAGCTATTGTTTATGACTCACTTCAGCAGAAGGTATATTTGATAGCTGATCGCTATGGATTGCGGCATTTATATTGGACTGTATATCGGGGGTGCCTTGCTTGGAGTACAGAAATAAAAGCCATAACAGCAATACCTGGCTTTGAACCAAAAGTTGATCATCGGGCTATGAAAGAATTTTTAGGCATCGGCTATATGCTGGAGAACCGTACTTGGTTTGAGCAAATTGAATTGCTGCCATCAGGGACTGTCCTGGCTTGGGATATTAAGAATGGAGATATCTGTAGCAAACATCGCTACTGGTGGTGGGATGAAATTAAACCTATGACCGGAAAGATTAATGAAGATGATGTCGCGAGGGAATTAGGGCGACTTCTGGTCGATGCGGTTGAGAGGCGATGCTATAGAGGGGATCGCGTTGGATTAACGTTGAGTGGTGGGTTAGACTCGAGGGCATTGTTGGCTGCTATGCCAGATCAGGGGAATCAAATCCATGCAGTTACCTTTGGCAGAGCAGGCTGTGATGATGTGCGGATTGCAGCCTTGGCCGCCAAGGTCAAGGGTGCTGTACACCATAATATTGAATTAAATAGTACCAATTGGCTAATGCCACGCCTTGCTGGAATATGGTGGACTGATGGGCAGTTGAGCCTTATGCATATGCACGGTATAGAAGCAAGAAGTATGATTAGAAATATATTCCAGGTAAATCTTAATGGGTTTGCTGGTGACCTTATCTTGGGTGGAAGTTATCTCAAAGATAGAAGGTTCTTATCTGTCAATAATGATAGAAATCTGATCGCCAGTATTATGGATTGTGATCCTTCTCTTATTGAGAATTTTCCTCAATATTCACCATTAGGTAAATTTGATTTTTATTTCCTTCAAAATAGGGTTAGAAGGTTCACTTTCTGTGGAACGAAACATTGGCTGACCTCCGTGGAGCAAAGAAAACCATTTTATGATAATAAACTTATCGAGTTGGTCTATTCTTTGCCAGATGCAATGAGGTTTAACAGTCACATCTACAGGCTTATGCTCCTTAAAACATTTCCTGACTTTTATCAAAGGATTCCGTGGCAAAGAACGGGTGTTCCTATCAGTAGGTCCGCCTCAATGGTGGAAGCGGTCACACTCCTTCGTAAAACCAGGAATAAGGTTCAGCGGAAATTGAGTTCGCTTGGTATTCAATGTAATAACCTTATTAATTATACAGACTATCCAAATTGGTTACGGCAAGAGCCAGCCCGCTCTTTTTTTGATAAGGTTCTAAATAGCCCATCAGCGATATATCCTGCCTACATTTCAAAGGAACAAGTATATGATAAGTTGGCAAGACATCAGCATGGCGAAGATCATGCTGAGATGTTGTGTCGATATGCAACCTTTGAAATTTGGCTGCAACAGATATATGAAAATCACCATAGACCGGGTAATGAGGCGATTTGTGAATTAACTGCTTGTTAA
- a CDS encoding class I SAM-dependent methyltransferase has product MNNFNFLINDINHRIAQSLPYKGRVIDLGCGTAPYKKYILKVADKYIGVDWKSSFHDQSNVDVFCDLSKQFPFEDNCADTIVSFQVIEHLPEPGSFLAECYRILRPGGRLFFTAPFMWHIHEAPYDYYRYTRYGFIHLLEKSGFVNIKVHENTGFWQMWVLKFNYHTSHFTHGLLKYLLIPIWYIGQIISPILDKYDSHPQETASYTAFASKP; this is encoded by the coding sequence ATGAATAATTTTAACTTTCTCATAAATGATATTAACCACAGGATTGCGCAGTCCCTTCCTTATAAAGGTCGTGTGATTGACCTTGGATGCGGTACAGCACCTTATAAGAAATACATATTAAAAGTAGCCGATAAGTATATTGGTGTAGATTGGAAAAGTAGCTTTCATGACCAAAGTAATGTCGATGTATTCTGTGATCTTTCCAAGCAATTCCCTTTCGAAGACAATTGTGCCGACACGATTGTATCCTTTCAGGTTATAGAGCATTTGCCGGAACCAGGCTCTTTTCTAGCCGAATGCTACCGAATCCTACGGCCGGGGGGCAGGTTATTTTTTACCGCGCCATTTATGTGGCATATTCATGAAGCGCCTTATGACTACTATCGGTATACCAGGTATGGATTTATTCATTTACTTGAAAAGAGTGGATTCGTTAACATTAAGGTGCATGAAAATACGGGATTTTGGCAGATGTGGGTACTTAAATTCAACTATCATACAAGTCACTTTACCCACGGACTGCTTAAGTACTTATTAATTCCAATCTGGTATATAGGGCAGATCATATCTCCAATCCTAGACAAATATGATAGCCATCCGCAGGAAACTGCCAGCTATACTGCTTTTGCGAGTAAGCCTTAA
- a CDS encoding glycosyltransferase family 4 protein, producing the protein MPPILLANKFFYLNGGSETVFFQERDFLKQKGFKVIDFSMQHPKNLESEYADFFVSNVDYNTAARGFRHRAKIARDFISNPEAIRKIQTLAAQERPALAHLHNIYHQLTPSIIPALRESGVKVILTLHDYKLVCPSYLMISNEAICDHCQGQYFWKAVKNRCLDGSLFKSLILSCEAYWHAWAKSYEAVDLFLSPSRFLADLVSQNRLKGQKVFVLHNGIDLQRYSPSGKDEGYILYFGRLSREKGIETLLKAYTQFLSSSFPIRIIGTGPLESALRSEYRNVEFCGYKAGEELRRYIDESSFVVVPSEWNENCSMVVLESMAMGKPVIGSRIGGIPEQIEDGETGYLFSMGNIEELAAKMEDLITHPQLRREMGYKARKKVEREYSLTRHCSELLKIYDQVLGGNLSDKRQDEESSVRNQGVQI; encoded by the coding sequence ATGCCTCCCATACTCCTCGCCAATAAATTCTTTTACCTCAATGGTGGCTCGGAAACCGTTTTCTTCCAGGAGCGTGACTTCCTCAAGCAAAAAGGGTTCAAAGTCATCGATTTTTCAATGCAGCACCCCAAAAACCTTGAGTCGGAATACGCTGATTTTTTCGTCTCCAATGTAGATTACAATACAGCCGCTCGTGGCTTCCGCCACCGGGCAAAGATTGCCAGGGATTTCATCTCAAATCCTGAAGCGATACGGAAAATACAAACCCTTGCCGCACAAGAGCGCCCGGCGCTGGCTCACCTGCACAACATTTACCACCAGCTCACTCCCTCGATTATCCCTGCCCTCCGCGAAAGCGGGGTAAAGGTAATTCTGACCCTGCATGATTATAAGCTGGTGTGTCCCTCCTATCTCATGATAAGTAACGAAGCCATTTGTGACCACTGTCAGGGGCAGTACTTTTGGAAGGCTGTGAAAAACAGGTGCCTGGATGGCTCCCTTTTTAAGAGTTTGATATTGAGTTGTGAGGCTTACTGGCACGCATGGGCAAAGAGCTATGAGGCAGTAGACCTTTTCCTTTCTCCCAGCCGGTTTTTAGCTGATCTGGTCAGTCAGAACCGGCTCAAGGGGCAAAAGGTTTTCGTACTTCATAATGGGATCGATCTTCAACGGTATTCACCGAGCGGGAAAGATGAAGGATATATTCTCTACTTCGGGCGGTTGTCGAGAGAGAAGGGAATTGAAACTTTACTCAAGGCATACACCCAATTTCTCTCATCCTCCTTCCCCATCAGGATTATCGGAACCGGCCCTCTGGAAAGTGCGCTGAGATCAGAATACCGGAACGTTGAATTCTGCGGGTACAAGGCTGGTGAAGAGTTGAGAAGGTATATTGATGAGTCTTCCTTTGTAGTTGTGCCTTCTGAATGGAATGAAAACTGCTCTATGGTGGTTCTGGAATCTATGGCTATGGGAAAGCCTGTTATTGGTTCGCGGATAGGAGGGATTCCCGAACAGATCGAGGATGGAGAGACGGGATACCTGTTTAGCATGGGGAACATTGAGGAACTGGCGGCCAAAATGGAGGATTTGATTACTCACCCGCAGTTGCGGCGGGAAATGGGGTATAAGGCCAGAAAGAAGGTTGAGCGGGAATACTCCCTCACCCGGCATTGCTCGGAACTATTGAAGATCTATGATCAGGTTCTTGGAGGGAATTTATCCGACAAGAGGCAGGATGAGGAAAGTTCAGTAAGAAATCAAGGCGTTCAGATATGA
- a CDS encoding MOP flippase family protein, translated as MSLKRSAVSGVKWMGMSKALATGADFLKLAILARLLTPSDFGLMGMIRVIIGFAQAFSDMGFSNAIIYRQDANQDQLSTIYWLSILTGVLVFALVWVATPLLVYFYHEPRLRDLLFWAALSFIITSIGNQFQVLLQKELHFNCLAGIEVTAVIIGATIAVVSAVAGQGVFSLIWGQLASAGSMALLLTVFGSKTWRPHLHFKRDDLKGYMSFGLYQMGERAVNYYTANVDYLIIGRFLGADILGIYTIAYELVVRPISTINPVVTRVAFPLFAKKQADNAALRRGYLEVIRLLAFIIFPLLIGLGVTAPLAIPVFFGKRWVSAIHLVQILVILGMLKSIENPIGSILLAKGRADIGFGMNAFCAAVNTCVFWFVVRYGVYAMAWAEVALCLVYFIVGLTILYFIIGLGQSEYFAALIKPTVASSAMGAIVFNAYFLLSRLALSRSILLLGLVMLGMTVFGLLMSVFERNYLVGVWNLVTNRKQEIH; from the coding sequence ATGTCTCTTAAACGGTCCGCTGTTTCTGGAGTCAAATGGATGGGCATGTCCAAGGCTCTGGCTACTGGTGCTGATTTCCTCAAGCTGGCTATTTTGGCTCGTTTATTGACCCCATCGGATTTTGGTCTGATGGGTATGATAAGGGTAATCATTGGCTTCGCGCAGGCCTTCAGTGATATGGGTTTTAGTAATGCTATTATCTACAGGCAAGATGCTAATCAGGATCAGCTTTCCACAATCTACTGGCTCAGTATATTGACCGGCGTGTTAGTGTTTGCTCTGGTGTGGGTGGCAACACCGCTCTTGGTTTATTTTTATCATGAGCCCAGACTGAGGGATTTACTCTTTTGGGCAGCGTTAAGTTTTATCATTACTTCCATTGGTAATCAATTCCAGGTTTTGCTACAGAAGGAATTGCACTTTAATTGCTTGGCTGGGATAGAGGTAACAGCAGTCATCATTGGGGCTACTATTGCGGTCGTATCGGCTGTAGCTGGTCAGGGTGTCTTTTCGCTTATTTGGGGTCAATTAGCCTCGGCTGGTTCAATGGCTCTCTTGCTGACAGTGTTTGGAAGTAAGACGTGGCGCCCTCATCTACATTTTAAACGAGATGATTTAAAAGGCTATATGAGCTTTGGCCTTTATCAAATGGGTGAACGGGCAGTAAATTACTACACCGCCAATGTAGACTATTTGATAATTGGCCGGTTTTTAGGAGCTGATATCCTCGGAATTTATACTATAGCCTATGAGCTGGTGGTTAGACCTATTTCAACCATAAATCCAGTTGTGACTCGTGTCGCCTTTCCTCTCTTTGCCAAGAAGCAGGCAGACAATGCAGCCTTACGTCGGGGCTACCTTGAAGTAATCAGGCTGCTCGCTTTTATTATCTTTCCTCTCTTGATAGGACTAGGAGTGACTGCTCCCTTGGCCATACCCGTATTTTTCGGGAAACGCTGGGTGTCAGCTATTCACCTCGTTCAAATTTTAGTAATACTCGGGATGCTAAAGTCCATAGAGAATCCAATAGGTTCTATTCTATTGGCCAAAGGACGGGCAGATATAGGATTTGGTATGAATGCCTTTTGTGCCGCAGTGAATACTTGCGTATTTTGGTTTGTAGTGCGGTATGGCGTATATGCTATGGCTTGGGCAGAAGTTGCTTTATGCTTGGTTTACTTTATAGTTGGCTTAACGATTTTGTATTTTATCATCGGACTTGGCCAGTCTGAATATTTTGCTGCTTTAATCAAACCAACAGTGGCAAGTTCAGCTATGGGTGCAATTGTGTTTAATGCTTATTTTTTACTTTCTAGGTTGGCTTTGAGCAGATCCATCCTGCTGCTTGGGTTGGTTATGCTCGGCATGACGGTGTTCGGATTATTGATGTCAGTTTTTGAGCGCAATTACTTAGTAGGGGTATGGAATTTAGTGACTAACAGGAAACAGGAGATACACTGA
- a CDS encoding O-antigen ligase family protein: MEIRGVGGRFFIVVARKLIKYTLIWLTSQTITKTMIQIQDLVYKKNYSSLVFILMAIGGILVGNFLAKYPLTTVVFLGILIVMVYFILHPRRISVYYLSFFIVYCIVSGNLTFPTLFFIGSIGIYPHDFFIAGILSLNLFYFIRVIFFNVKYKLNIESFFIIAFLGYLIFLFLMPLLQKSGLHEGAGNETRFIILYSTFFTASFFLRDQKDCLSLLWVCFLGVMLYCIIYLSMYFWPGNPLRAFLPDYGYADYRLSYASKSIPTLFPFFLSAIFLQSKIINKKIVYLGFLLSLSYIFLSLSRATWLVLMFLVPLQIMFIKRKSIRFSFLKSLKKLFIIGFIISFLVHIPFLINNSYSVVLKDRFFSAIRVLNMNLDDILTSNDSTYSRWISYQLIWENIKESPIFGKGLGAFISRGQSFKFQHAFLNKVDSTYLVYWFKGGVIWLAIFIAMILSIMKKSYSNMKNANNEVELLLAVSIFFGLLNTVIIAGQDLILFYGLQINSIAVLFAIVVQWDEIFKENRKVTFVNTYLDGQSCQRYS; the protein is encoded by the coding sequence ATGGAGATTAGAGGGGTCGGAGGGCGTTTTTTCATAGTTGTTGCCCGAAAATTAATAAAGTACACTCTTATTTGGCTAACTTCACAAACTATCACGAAAACTATGATCCAAATACAAGACTTAGTTTATAAAAAAAATTATAGCTCTCTTGTTTTTATTTTGATGGCTATAGGAGGAATATTAGTTGGTAATTTCCTTGCAAAATATCCATTAACCACAGTAGTCTTTTTAGGAATATTGATTGTGATGGTGTATTTTATTTTACACCCCAGGAGGATATCAGTTTATTACTTATCCTTTTTTATTGTGTACTGTATTGTTTCCGGGAATTTGACTTTTCCCACCCTTTTTTTTATAGGCTCCATTGGAATTTATCCTCATGATTTCTTCATTGCAGGAATACTAAGCCTTAATTTATTTTATTTTATAAGAGTAATTTTTTTTAATGTAAAATACAAACTTAATATTGAATCATTTTTTATTATTGCCTTTTTAGGTTATTTAATATTTCTATTTTTAATGCCTTTACTCCAAAAAAGCGGGCTTCACGAAGGTGCTGGTAATGAAACTCGTTTTATTATCCTCTATTCGACCTTCTTTACAGCAAGTTTTTTTCTCAGGGACCAGAAAGATTGCCTCTCTTTACTTTGGGTATGTTTCTTAGGGGTTATGCTTTATTGCATTATTTACCTTAGTATGTATTTCTGGCCTGGTAATCCTTTGAGAGCTTTTCTTCCTGATTATGGCTATGCCGACTATAGACTATCTTATGCTTCCAAGAGTATACCTACTTTGTTCCCGTTCTTTCTTTCGGCAATTTTCCTCCAGTCAAAGATAATTAATAAGAAAATAGTATATCTAGGTTTTCTTTTATCACTATCCTATATATTCTTATCCCTATCCAGAGCGACATGGTTAGTTTTAATGTTTTTAGTTCCTCTGCAAATTATGTTTATAAAAAGAAAATCAATTAGGTTTTCATTTTTAAAAAGCCTTAAAAAGTTATTCATTATAGGATTCATCATATCTTTTTTGGTACATATCCCTTTTCTCATAAATAATAGCTATTCTGTCGTTCTCAAGGACAGGTTTTTTTCTGCAATCAGGGTTCTAAACATGAACTTAGATGATATATTAACAAGCAACGATAGTACTTATTCCAGATGGATCTCATACCAATTAATTTGGGAAAATATTAAAGAGTCGCCGATATTCGGCAAAGGGTTGGGAGCATTCATTTCTCGAGGTCAAAGTTTTAAATTTCAGCATGCTTTTTTAAATAAAGTTGATTCAACATATCTTGTTTACTGGTTTAAGGGAGGAGTCATCTGGTTAGCAATTTTTATTGCTATGATTCTATCCATTATGAAAAAATCCTATAGTAATATGAAAAATGCAAATAACGAGGTAGAATTACTCCTTGCAGTATCTATATTTTTCGGTCTGTTGAATACTGTGATCATAGCAGGTCAAGATTTGATTTTATTTTATGGTTTGCAGATTAATTCTATAGCGGTCCTTTTCGCTATTGTGGTTCAATGGGACGAAATATTTAAAGAGAATCGTAAGGTAACATTTGTAAATACCTATTTAGATGGACAATCCTGCCAACGATACTCATAA